One Halostagnicola kamekurae DNA segment encodes these proteins:
- a CDS encoding asparagine synthase-related protein, giving the protein MPGITVADEPIDRGAVDDALGSVCFTDRYDSHYVIDDEGIVAHSGYDEYPIEVFDTDAYTIVLEGHLYGTDDVETTVTEAAELVAGARTEELSEWVGERDGDFLLVVVDQDDGETWAINDAFGRLPTYRATVGGTTILTRELKVVRELAGQIGDGLEPDSLALGQMLLFGYPLGTRTLFEGVEQLPPGSVLELESDTADSIHEFQFDEHANEHRSVEENARRLRDRFVDACQNRASVTGETVVSLSGGLDSRAVIAGYTHADGELLAATSARTNGGNAAEVDVARQVANALEVPWQSYVADRTDRHRELLLEMSQGMNNLGMSLGLNFAEQVAADHPDATFVTGDGGDKAIPDLTPSKDVDSMDELVELVVDGQQVFSLEEVTDIVDVDPARLVSSVRSRLLSYPESTLEGRYVHFLVRERGINWLNHGEDRTRYYTWSTTPFYALPFFEEAMACPPAQKDGTKLYREFLAQLSPATLEIDYVDFGAPIDSLTYRVKRFGYDWLSEHPGLKDRVFGLLGQGESGADSPPMALAEATSDPSDFREHFSSEAVQRVTWSGGRYTATQQYFLLTLIAAVRGTDGSSEADSESVDGEAEKLSVSQ; this is encoded by the coding sequence ATGCCAGGAATCACCGTCGCCGACGAGCCGATCGATCGCGGGGCCGTCGACGACGCGCTCGGCTCAGTCTGTTTTACCGATCGATACGACAGCCACTACGTGATCGACGACGAGGGGATCGTCGCCCACTCGGGGTACGACGAGTATCCGATCGAGGTCTTCGATACCGACGCGTACACGATCGTTCTCGAGGGACACCTATACGGGACGGACGACGTCGAAACGACAGTGACCGAGGCGGCAGAACTCGTCGCGGGAGCCCGGACCGAGGAACTCTCGGAGTGGGTCGGCGAACGGGACGGTGACTTCCTGCTAGTGGTCGTCGATCAGGACGACGGCGAGACCTGGGCGATAAACGACGCGTTCGGGCGACTGCCGACCTACCGCGCGACCGTCGGTGGGACGACGATACTCACCCGCGAACTCAAGGTCGTTCGCGAACTGGCCGGCCAGATCGGGGACGGGCTCGAGCCGGATTCGCTCGCGCTCGGCCAGATGCTGCTGTTTGGCTATCCGCTCGGGACGCGGACGCTTTTCGAGGGCGTCGAGCAACTGCCGCCGGGGTCGGTGCTCGAACTCGAGTCGGACACCGCCGACTCGATACACGAGTTCCAGTTCGACGAGCACGCGAACGAGCATCGATCCGTCGAAGAGAACGCCCGGCGGCTCCGCGACCGGTTCGTCGACGCCTGCCAGAACCGAGCGAGCGTCACGGGCGAGACCGTCGTCTCCCTGAGCGGCGGCCTCGATTCTCGAGCGGTCATCGCCGGCTACACGCACGCCGACGGCGAACTGCTCGCGGCGACGTCTGCGCGGACGAACGGCGGAAACGCGGCCGAAGTCGACGTCGCGCGACAGGTCGCGAACGCACTCGAGGTCCCGTGGCAGTCCTACGTCGCGGACAGGACCGACCGCCACCGAGAACTGCTTCTCGAGATGAGCCAGGGGATGAACAACCTCGGGATGTCGCTCGGCCTCAACTTCGCCGAACAGGTCGCCGCCGACCACCCCGATGCAACCTTCGTAACCGGCGACGGCGGCGACAAGGCCATCCCGGATCTCACTCCGTCGAAAGACGTCGACTCGATGGACGAACTCGTCGAACTCGTCGTCGACGGTCAGCAGGTCTTCTCGCTCGAGGAGGTCACGGACATCGTCGACGTCGACCCGGCGCGGCTGGTCAGCTCGGTCAGGAGCCGACTGCTTTCGTACCCCGAATCGACCCTCGAGGGCCGATACGTCCACTTCCTCGTCCGAGAGCGGGGGATCAACTGGCTCAACCACGGCGAGGACCGCACGCGGTACTACACCTGGTCGACGACGCCGTTCTACGCGCTCCCGTTCTTCGAGGAGGCGATGGCGTGTCCGCCGGCCCAAAAGGACGGCACGAAGCTCTACCGAGAGTTTCTGGCCCAGCTTTCGCCCGCCACTCTCGAAATCGACTACGTCGACTTCGGCGCGCCGATCGACTCGCTCACCTACAGGGTCAAACGCTTCGGCTACGACTGGCTCTCCGAACACCCCGGCCTCAAAGATCGGGTCTTCGGACTGCTCGGACAGGGCGAAAGCGGTGCGGACAGTCCCCCGATGGCCCTCGCGGAAGCGACGAGCGACCCCTCCGACTTTCGGGAGCACTTCTCGAGCGAGGCGGTCCAGCGGGTGACGTGGTCGGGCGGGCGCTACACCGCCACCCAGCAGTATTTCCTGTTGACGCTCATCGCTGCGGTTCGAGGGACTGACGGCTCGAGCGAGGCGGACTCCGAATCGGTCGACGGTGAGGCAGAAAAACTGTCCGTCTCACAATAG
- a CDS encoding biotin--[acetyl-CoA-carboxylase] ligase, translated as MNETKRAVLEALSAGPVGGPALAESLDISRAAVWKHVDELREAGFEIESGSDGYALGGPTEYNALAVEYGLEAPFAVEYHDSIGSTNDRARELATDGASDVVVLADEQTGGRGRLERAWSAPSGGVWASLVCRPNVPPTRAPLYTLAAAVATTRAAREAGVDARIKWPNDVVVPLEDDESARPYRKLAGILTEMEGETDRVTWLVVGIGVNANVDAAALPPEATSVREEVGDVDRRVFVQRLLEEFDAQRNALESVVDSWREHALTIGAHVRVDRADGEVVGTAVDIDDAGALIVETDDGEQTVSAGDCEHVRRA; from the coding sequence ATGAACGAGACGAAACGCGCGGTCCTCGAGGCCCTGTCCGCGGGCCCCGTCGGCGGCCCCGCCCTCGCCGAGTCGCTCGATATCTCTCGAGCAGCGGTCTGGAAGCACGTCGACGAACTGCGCGAGGCCGGGTTCGAAATCGAGAGCGGATCAGACGGCTACGCGCTCGGCGGGCCGACCGAGTACAACGCACTGGCCGTCGAGTACGGCCTCGAGGCGCCGTTTGCCGTCGAGTATCACGATTCGATCGGCAGCACGAACGACCGCGCGCGCGAACTCGCGACCGACGGTGCGTCCGACGTGGTCGTTCTCGCGGACGAACAGACCGGGGGGCGGGGCCGACTCGAGCGGGCCTGGAGCGCACCCAGCGGTGGCGTCTGGGCGAGCCTCGTCTGTCGACCGAACGTGCCCCCGACGCGAGCGCCGTTGTACACGCTGGCCGCCGCGGTCGCGACGACCCGGGCCGCCCGCGAGGCCGGCGTCGACGCCCGGATCAAGTGGCCCAACGACGTGGTCGTCCCGCTTGAGGACGACGAAAGCGCTCGTCCGTATCGGAAACTCGCGGGGATCCTCACGGAGATGGAAGGCGAAACCGACCGCGTCACCTGGCTCGTCGTCGGGATCGGGGTGAACGCGAACGTCGACGCGGCCGCACTTCCGCCCGAGGCGACCAGCGTGCGCGAGGAAGTCGGCGACGTCGACCGGCGCGTCTTCGTCCAGCGACTGCTAGAGGAGTTCGACGCGCAGCGAAACGCCCTCGAGTCGGTCGTCGACTCCTGGCGGGAACACGCGCTGACGATCGGAGCGCACGTGCGGGTCGACCGCGCCGACGGCGAAGTCGTCGGGACGGCAGTCGACATCGACGACGCCGGCGCGTTGATCGTCGAAACGGACGACGGCGAGCAGACGGTGTCCGCGGGAGACTGCGAACACGTCCGACGAGCGTGA
- the gyrB gene encoding DNA topoisomerase (ATP-hydrolyzing) subunit B encodes MSQESEYGAGQIQVLEGLEAVRKRPAMYIGSTDSRGLHHLVYEVVDNSIDEALAGHCDDITVSIHDDGSVTVTDDGRGIPVDTHEEYDRPALEVILTVLHAGGKFDNKSYQVSGGLHGVGVSVVNALSSRFEVEVKRDGGVFRHAFERGQPQGDMERVRDLEAGEDTGTEIRFWPDDEIFETDQFAFSTLSNRLRELAFLNSGVRITLRDERERTDEGEAVAETYEYEGGIREFVEYLNETRSEMHEEIIYFEDEDENIQVEVAMQATEELQGSIHAFANNINTREGGTHLTGFKTALTRVVNDYANENDLLSDLEDNLKGEDIREGLTAVISVKHPDPQFEGQTKTKLGNSEVRGIVESAMHEGLGIYFEENPDTAQAVIMKAVEAAKARMAAQKAEELTRRKSALDSTSLPGKLADCQTKDPDDAELFIAEGDSAGGSAKQARNPEFQAVLPIKGKILNVEKHRLDRILENDEIRNLITAIGAGIGDEFDVEDIRYKKIIMATDADVDGAHIRTLLLTFIYRHMRPLLEGGYVYATQPPLYRIRYRGETYDAMTDAERDEIVAEKCDGNPTQVQRFKGLGEMNPEQLWETTMNPENRILKQITVEDAAAADKMFSVLMGDAVEPRKQFIKDNAPEAEWIDI; translated from the coding sequence ATGTCTCAGGAAAGCGAGTACGGCGCCGGCCAGATTCAGGTCTTAGAAGGCCTGGAGGCCGTCAGAAAGCGCCCGGCGATGTACATCGGTTCTACCGATTCTCGAGGACTCCATCACCTCGTCTACGAAGTGGTGGACAACTCCATCGACGAGGCGCTGGCAGGCCACTGTGACGACATCACCGTCTCGATCCACGACGACGGGTCCGTTACCGTGACCGACGACGGCCGTGGGATCCCCGTCGACACCCACGAAGAGTACGACCGCCCGGCCCTCGAGGTGATCCTCACCGTCCTCCACGCCGGCGGCAAGTTCGACAACAAGTCCTACCAGGTCTCCGGCGGCCTCCACGGCGTCGGCGTCTCCGTGGTGAACGCCCTCTCGAGTCGGTTCGAGGTCGAAGTCAAGCGCGACGGTGGCGTCTTCCGCCACGCGTTCGAGCGCGGCCAACCCCAGGGCGATATGGAACGGGTTCGCGACCTCGAGGCGGGCGAGGATACGGGCACCGAGATCAGGTTCTGGCCCGACGACGAGATCTTCGAGACCGACCAGTTCGCGTTCTCGACGCTCTCGAACCGGCTTCGCGAACTCGCCTTCCTCAACTCGGGCGTTCGAATCACCCTCCGCGACGAACGCGAGCGGACCGACGAGGGCGAGGCCGTCGCCGAAACCTACGAGTACGAGGGCGGCATCCGCGAGTTCGTCGAGTATCTGAACGAGACTCGCTCGGAGATGCACGAGGAGATCATCTACTTCGAGGACGAGGACGAGAACATCCAGGTCGAGGTCGCGATGCAGGCGACCGAGGAACTCCAGGGGTCGATCCACGCGTTCGCGAACAACATCAACACGCGCGAGGGCGGCACCCACCTCACGGGATTCAAGACCGCGCTCACGCGCGTGGTCAACGACTACGCCAACGAGAACGACCTCCTCTCGGATCTCGAGGACAACCTCAAAGGCGAGGACATCCGCGAGGGACTGACCGCGGTCATCTCGGTCAAACACCCCGATCCCCAGTTCGAGGGTCAGACCAAGACGAAACTCGGCAACAGCGAAGTGCGCGGAATCGTCGAGAGCGCCATGCACGAGGGCCTCGGGATCTACTTCGAGGAGAACCCCGACACCGCCCAGGCCGTCATCATGAAGGCGGTCGAGGCGGCCAAGGCCCGGATGGCGGCCCAGAAAGCCGAGGAACTGACGCGACGAAAGTCCGCGCTCGATTCGACCTCGCTGCCGGGGAAACTCGCGGACTGTCAGACCAAAGACCCCGACGACGCCGAACTGTTCATCGCGGAGGGCGACTCCGCGGGCGGCAGCGCGAAACAGGCCCGAAACCCCGAGTTTCAGGCGGTGCTCCCGATCAAAGGGAAGATCCTGAACGTCGAGAAACACCGGCTCGATCGGATCCTCGAGAACGACGAGATCCGGAACCTGATCACCGCGATCGGGGCGGGAATCGGCGACGAGTTCGACGTCGAGGACATCCGATACAAGAAGATCATCATGGCGACGGACGCGGACGTCGACGGGGCGCACATTCGAACGCTCCTGTTGACGTTTATCTACCGGCACATGCGTCCGCTGCTCGAGGGCGGGTACGTCTACGCGACCCAACCGCCGCTGTACCGGATTCGCTATCGCGGCGAGACCTACGACGCGATGACCGACGCCGAACGCGACGAGATCGTCGCCGAGAAGTGCGACGGTAACCCGACGCAGGTCCAGCGGTTCAAGGGCCTCGGCGAGATGAACCCCGAACAGCTCTGGGAGACGACGATGAACCCCGAAAACCGCATCCTCAAACAGATCACCGTCGAGGACGCCGCGGCGGCGGACAAGATGTTCTCGGTGCTGATGGGCGATGCCGTCGAGCCGCGAAAACAGTTCATCAAGGACAACGCCCCCGAGGCAGAGTGGATCGACATTTAG
- the gyrA gene encoding DNA gyrase subunit A, with amino-acid sequence MSSDVPEPTDVEARSVETVRIEDEMEQSYIDYAMSVIAGRALPDARDGLKPVHRRILYAMHELGVTSGSSHRKSSSIVGETMGDYHPHGDSAIYDTLVRMAQDFSMRYPLVDGQGNFGSMDGDPAAAPRYTEARMSALSEELLEDIGKDTVDFQSNYDDRLEEPTVLPSSFPNLLVNGSSGIAVGMSTNIPPHNLGEVIDATIELIDNPDSTVEDLMEHVKGPDFPTGANIVGRDAIYSAYATGRGRIRVRAEFEVEEWKSDRERIVITELPYQANKARIVERIAEDVNEGEIEGISDLRDESDRNGVRVVVDLKRGANSDVVKNKLLENHLERTFGVINLALVDGQPRVLSLKETLEEYVSHRREVVRRRSEYDLEEAEDRAHILEGRLKALENVEDVVELIRNSEDRSAARSGLATEFDFSEAQAEHIVRMQLGSLTSMEAAEIEDEYEEVQAEIDRLTAILESEEKLLTVIKDELREIKDEYDDERRTSIIEDQGTVTHEDLIPEEDVVVVMTEDDYVKRMPIDTFDPQGRGGKGIIGADIKEGDRVSAVFQANTHDYLLCFTNHGQVYQLKTYEIPEMGRTARGKSAVNILDLDDGEEITAVVDTDSFADDECVTMVTKNGYVKRTAGEDFDNILTTGIIAASLEDGDELVDVEVTDGTTDLVIATEHGMTIRFDENEVREMGRNARGVNGIKLQGDGDDRDAVAGLVAMDQDDDRSLLTVTQNGYGKRTLLSEYSKQSRYGKGLIDIKTDERNGPVTAVKAVTEDDHLVAMSERGQIMRTRAGEISTVGRNTMGVTIMDVDEADAVASVDVIPAVAAGDASESDESEE; translated from the coding sequence ATGAGCTCAGACGTACCCGAACCCACGGACGTAGAGGCCCGGTCGGTCGAAACCGTCCGCATCGAAGACGAGATGGAGCAAAGCTACATCGACTACGCGATGAGCGTCATCGCGGGTCGTGCCCTCCCCGACGCCCGCGACGGGCTCAAACCCGTCCATCGGCGCATCCTCTATGCGATGCACGAACTGGGCGTCACCAGCGGCTCGAGCCACCGAAAGTCGTCCTCGATCGTCGGGGAGACGATGGGTGACTATCACCCCCACGGTGACAGCGCGATCTACGACACGCTCGTCCGGATGGCACAGGACTTCTCGATGCGCTATCCCCTCGTCGACGGGCAGGGGAACTTCGGATCGATGGACGGGGATCCGGCCGCAGCGCCACGATACACCGAGGCGCGGATGTCCGCACTCTCCGAGGAGCTACTCGAGGACATCGGCAAGGACACCGTCGACTTCCAGTCGAACTACGACGACCGACTCGAGGAACCGACGGTGTTACCCTCCTCGTTCCCGAACCTGCTGGTCAACGGCTCGTCGGGGATCGCGGTCGGGATGTCGACGAACATTCCGCCGCACAACCTCGGCGAGGTGATCGACGCGACGATCGAACTCATCGACAACCCGGATTCGACCGTCGAGGACCTGATGGAACACGTCAAGGGCCCCGACTTTCCGACCGGCGCGAACATCGTCGGCCGCGACGCGATCTACTCGGCCTACGCGACCGGCCGCGGTCGCATCCGAGTTCGGGCCGAGTTCGAGGTCGAGGAGTGGAAATCGGACCGGGAACGCATCGTCATCACGGAACTGCCCTACCAGGCGAACAAGGCTCGAATCGTCGAGCGGATCGCAGAAGACGTAAACGAAGGCGAAATCGAGGGGATCTCTGACCTTCGGGACGAGTCCGACCGGAACGGCGTCCGCGTCGTCGTCGACCTCAAACGCGGCGCGAACAGCGACGTCGTCAAGAACAAACTGCTCGAGAATCACCTCGAGCGAACGTTCGGCGTCATCAATCTCGCGCTGGTCGACGGCCAGCCGCGGGTCCTCTCGCTCAAAGAGACCCTAGAGGAGTACGTCTCTCATCGCAGGGAAGTCGTGCGTCGGCGCAGCGAGTACGACCTCGAAGAGGCCGAGGATCGTGCCCACATTCTCGAGGGGCGATTGAAAGCCCTCGAGAACGTCGAGGACGTCGTCGAACTCATCCGCAACTCCGAGGACCGCTCGGCGGCCAGATCCGGGCTCGCGACGGAGTTCGACTTCTCCGAGGCGCAGGCAGAACACATCGTTCGGATGCAACTGGGCAGCCTCACGTCGATGGAAGCCGCGGAGATCGAAGACGAGTACGAGGAGGTCCAGGCCGAAATCGACCGCCTGACCGCGATCCTCGAGAGCGAGGAGAAGCTGTTGACCGTCATCAAGGACGAACTTCGGGAGATCAAAGACGAGTACGACGACGAGCGCCGAACCTCGATCATCGAGGATCAGGGGACCGTCACCCACGAGGATCTCATTCCGGAGGAGGACGTCGTCGTCGTCATGACCGAGGACGACTACGTCAAACGGATGCCGATCGACACGTTCGATCCCCAGGGCCGAGGCGGAAAGGGGATCATCGGCGCAGATATCAAAGAAGGCGACAGGGTGTCGGCGGTGTTCCAGGCGAACACCCACGACTACCTGCTTTGCTTTACGAACCACGGGCAGGTCTATCAGCTGAAAACCTACGAGATTCCCGAGATGGGTCGAACCGCGCGCGGCAAATCGGCCGTCAACATCCTCGATCTCGACGACGGCGAGGAAATCACGGCGGTCGTCGACACCGACTCCTTCGCGGACGACGAGTGCGTGACGATGGTCACGAAAAACGGCTACGTCAAACGGACCGCGGGCGAGGACTTCGACAACATCCTGACGACGGGAATCATCGCGGCGAGCCTCGAGGACGGCGACGAACTCGTCGACGTCGAGGTGACGGACGGCACGACCGATCTCGTGATCGCGACCGAACACGGGATGACCATTCGCTTCGACGAGAACGAGGTGCGCGAGATGGGACGCAACGCTCGGGGTGTCAACGGGATCAAACTCCAGGGCGACGGCGACGACCGCGACGCGGTGGCCGGTCTGGTCGCGATGGATCAGGACGACGACCGTTCGCTGTTGACCGTCACCCAGAACGGGTACGGAAAACGGACCCTGCTCTCGGAGTACAGCAAACAATCGCGGTACGGCAAGGGCCTGATCGACATCAAGACCGACGAGCGAAACGGGCCCGTCACCGCGGTCAAGGCGGTTACCGAAGACGATCACCTCGTCGCGATGAGCGAACGCGGCCAGATCATGCGGACTCGCGCGGGCGAGATCTCGACGGTCGGGCGCAACACGATGGGCGTGACCATCATGGACGTCGACGAGGCCGACGCGGTCGCGAGCGTCGACGTCATTCCGGCGGTCGCCGCGGGTGACGCGAGCGAGTCGGACGAATCAGAAGAATAG
- a CDS encoding Rrf2 family transcriptional regulator, whose translation MSSIELTPSQKKILRALTNLHNETDDAIKGEDIAEQVDRNPGTIRNQMQSLKALQLVEGVPGPKGGYKPTAAAYEALEIQQMDDPASVPLEHEGEPVTDIIIEEIDLSSVHHPELCRAEIHVQGAIGDINEDDSVVVGPTPLSKLLIEGTVDGKDDTNNILILRIDEMVAPSEEAAH comes from the coding sequence ATGTCATCAATCGAACTCACTCCGAGCCAGAAGAAAATACTTCGTGCCCTGACAAATTTACACAACGAGACCGACGACGCGATCAAGGGGGAAGACATCGCAGAACAGGTCGACCGCAATCCGGGCACGATCCGCAATCAGATGCAGAGTCTCAAAGCGCTCCAGCTCGTCGAGGGCGTACCCGGTCCGAAGGGGGGATACAAGCCGACCGCCGCGGCCTACGAAGCCCTCGAGATCCAGCAGATGGACGATCCGGCGTCGGTTCCGCTCGAGCACGAAGGCGAACCGGTCACCGACATCATCATCGAAGAGATCGACCTCTCGAGCGTTCACCACCCCGAACTCTGCCGTGCGGAGATTCACGTTCAGGGCGCGATCGGCGACATCAACGAGGACGATTCGGTCGTCGTCGGGCCGACGCCGCTCTCGAAACTCCTCATCGAGGGAACCGTCGACGGCAAGGACGATACGAACAACATCCTGATCCTTCGCATCGACGAGATGGTCGCACCGTCAGAAGAAGCAGCCCACTAA
- a CDS encoding metal-dependent transcriptional regulator, whose product MMLSDVMEDYLKAIYQLQRDQDDRIKTSEIASELDVTSPTVTSMLEKLEERGLVDREKYRGVTLTAEGQTVALEVVRHHRLLESYLTEHLDYDWSEVHAEADRLEHHISEAFERRVAAALDEPDVDPHGSPIPGADLEPPAAPEGAAVSEFERGDAVVVEEVADRDPDILSYLADRGVEPGVELEILEVAPFGMVTARAEGHDETVSLPEGVAHHVRVAPLPGIEP is encoded by the coding sequence ATGATGCTGAGCGACGTGATGGAAGACTACCTCAAAGCCATCTACCAGCTTCAGCGCGATCAGGACGATCGCATCAAAACGTCCGAGATCGCGTCCGAACTCGACGTCACGTCGCCGACGGTGACGAGCATGCTCGAGAAACTCGAGGAGCGCGGCCTCGTCGATCGCGAGAAGTATCGCGGCGTCACCCTGACAGCCGAAGGCCAGACGGTCGCACTCGAGGTCGTTCGCCACCACAGGCTCCTCGAGTCGTACCTGACCGAACACCTCGATTACGACTGGTCTGAGGTCCACGCTGAGGCGGACCGACTCGAACACCACATCAGCGAGGCCTTCGAGCGCCGGGTCGCGGCCGCACTCGACGAACCCGACGTGGATCCCCACGGCTCTCCGATACCGGGTGCCGACCTCGAGCCGCCGGCGGCGCCCGAGGGAGCCGCCGTCTCCGAGTTCGAACGGGGCGACGCAGTCGTCGTCGAGGAAGTCGCGGACCGCGACCCTGACATCCTCTCGTATCTCGCGGATCGCGGCGTCGAACCCGGCGTCGAACTCGAGATCCTCGAAGTCGCTCCCTTCGGAATGGTGACCGCACGCGCCGAGGGTCACGACGAGACGGTGTCGCTTCCGGAAGGCGTCGCTCACCACGTTCGCGTCGCTCCCCTTCCCGGGATCGAGCCGTAG
- the rocF gene encoding arginase — protein MDRTVRIIGAPMDYGANRRGVDMGPSAIRYAGVAERLESAGLAVTDAGDLQMPRAEERDPEANQPNRGDAKFLREVEDVSRRLAREVDETIREGVFPLVLGGDHSIAIGSMNGSARDADLGVVWFDAHADLNTPETSPSGNVHGMPLGAALGRGIFGEMDWARAPRVREESIAYVGLRSIDDRERERIRESDITSFTMSDIDSRGITTVVEEALDVATTGTDGIHVSLDLDWLDPKTAPGVGTPVRGGVTYREAHSALEAVSTRHAETGVLRSMDVVEVNPILDEANETATLAAELTASAFGKRIL, from the coding sequence ATGGACCGGACAGTTCGCATTATCGGTGCGCCGATGGACTACGGGGCGAACCGTCGCGGCGTCGACATGGGCCCGTCGGCGATCAGGTACGCCGGCGTCGCCGAGCGACTCGAGAGTGCCGGCCTCGCGGTGACCGACGCCGGGGACCTGCAGATGCCCCGCGCGGAGGAACGGGATCCGGAAGCCAACCAGCCGAACCGCGGTGACGCGAAGTTCCTGCGGGAGGTCGAAGACGTCTCGAGACGGCTCGCGCGCGAAGTCGACGAGACGATTCGGGAGGGCGTCTTTCCGCTCGTCCTCGGTGGCGACCACTCGATTGCAATCGGCTCGATGAACGGCTCGGCTCGTGACGCCGATCTGGGCGTCGTCTGGTTCGACGCCCACGCGGACCTCAACACCCCCGAAACGTCGCCGAGCGGAAACGTTCACGGGATGCCACTCGGCGCGGCGCTCGGGCGCGGCATCTTCGGTGAGATGGACTGGGCCCGCGCGCCCCGCGTTCGCGAGGAGTCGATCGCGTACGTCGGCCTTCGGAGCATCGACGACCGGGAGCGCGAACGCATTCGGGAGAGCGACATCACGTCGTTTACCATGTCCGACATCGACTCTCGCGGGATCACGACCGTCGTCGAGGAGGCTCTCGACGTCGCGACGACCGGGACCGACGGCATCCACGTGAGCCTCGACTTAGACTGGCTCGATCCAAAAACCGCGCCCGGCGTCGGCACGCCCGTCCGCGGCGGGGTCACGTACCGCGAAGCGCACTCGGCGCTCGAGGCCGTCTCGACCCGTCACGCCGAAACGGGCGTCCTCCGGTCGATGGACGTCGTCGAGGTGAATCCGATCCTCGACGAGGCGAACGAAACGGCGACGCTGGCCGCCGAACTGACCGCGAGCGCG